In Thioalbus denitrificans, the following are encoded in one genomic region:
- a CDS encoding IS481 family transposase: MTTKQKVARRKLSLLELAQELSNVSRACRIMGYSRQQFYEIRRNYQTYGAEGLIDKLPGARGPHPNRVEPEVETAILEHSLAFPTHGPLRVAQELSLKGIQVSSGGVRGVWGRHSLVTKQERLLRLERSVAEQRIELSDEQIRLLERFSPEFRERHIETHHTGELVAVDTFFVGTLKGVGKVYLQSAIDCHSRYAWGRLYPNKLPVTAVHLLNTDVLPTFEAHGARVATVLSDNGREFCGRPDTHPYELFLQLEEIEHRTTAVRRPQSNGFVERLHKTLLDEHFRIKGRTKWYEGIDEMQKDLDGFMKDYNQTRPHQGRNMNGRTPYQAFVEGLPEPEKQSAAKRRNAA, from the coding sequence GCAGGGCCTGCCGCATCATGGGTTACTCCCGGCAGCAGTTCTACGAGATCCGCCGCAACTACCAGACCTACGGCGCCGAGGGGCTCATCGACAAGTTGCCCGGGGCCAGGGGACCACACCCCAACCGGGTGGAGCCGGAGGTGGAGACGGCCATTCTGGAGCACAGCCTGGCCTTCCCCACCCACGGCCCGCTGCGCGTGGCCCAGGAACTCTCGCTCAAGGGCATCCAGGTCAGTTCCGGCGGGGTCCGCGGTGTTTGGGGCCGTCACAGCCTGGTGACCAAACAGGAACGGCTCCTGCGCCTGGAGCGCAGCGTTGCCGAGCAGCGCATCGAGTTATCCGATGAGCAGATCCGGCTGCTGGAGCGCTTCAGCCCCGAGTTCCGTGAGCGCCACATCGAGACGCACCACACCGGGGAGTTAGTCGCGGTGGATACTTTCTTCGTCGGTACCCTCAAGGGTGTAGGCAAGGTCTATCTGCAGTCAGCCATCGACTGTCACTCCCGCTACGCCTGGGGTCGGCTGTATCCCAACAAGCTCCCAGTCACGGCAGTTCATCTGCTCAATACCGATGTGCTGCCTACTTTCGAGGCCCACGGCGCCCGGGTGGCCACGGTACTGAGCGACAACGGTCGGGAGTTCTGTGGGCGTCCCGACACACACCCCTACGAGTTGTTCCTACAGCTGGAGGAGATCGAGCACCGTACCACGGCGGTCCGACGGCCCCAGAGCAATGGATTCGTCGAACGCCTGCACAAGACGTTGCTCGATGAGCACTTCCGCATCAAGGGCCGGACGAAGTGGTACGAGGGAATCGACGAGATGCAGAAGGACCTGGATGGGTTCATGAAGGACTACAACCAGACCCGGCCCCACCAGGGTCGCAACATGAACGGGAGGACACCTTACCAGGCATTCGTTGAGGGCCTGCCTGAGCCCGAAAAGCAGTCCGCGGCCAAGCGCAGGAACGCCGCCTAA